The genomic region TGGTCGCTTATAGCAGAGTACATCTGAGTCTTGTTATTCTCAATAGATGTTTATGCTATAAGCAATTAACAGAAGTGTTGCACTTATTATACGAATGCAGGTCTTATTAAAGTTAATGGGGTCAAAAGTCTTTTCTATTGAAAATACAAACAAATTAGAAGAGGACGTATTTTAAGTAAGGTTTTTTTTAGTCTTCTACTTAAGATGTGAGAGTGTTTCTCTTGAGATACTGGCAGGTATACGCTTAGACCATTGTTCTTATCTTTTTAGAACATCGTAATTTATTTATTACCTTGGAAATGCTCACACTTAAAGCCATTGGGCTATTTATATTCCTCAAGGTAAGGAGCATATTGTTCTTCAGTTCCCAAGCTTCTTATAAACTCTAGAAAACTAACTCCGATTTGAGATTGAACTTTATTTTTAGCTATAATACATCTCCTTTTTAGATTAAAAGTAAGCTATCCAAATTATTGATTGTGTAATAATTTGGATATACAAGGCGGCTTTCAGCCGTTATGTAGATCGTTGCGTACTTCTAGGCCAAGCTGGATTTTTTTATTGATTGTCCCGAGTGTGTGTGGCTAATTTTCAGTTATTAGTTAATTGATTCTAAGGGCCACTGTTGGTGGATTTCTTATGGTGGTATGTGTATTCACTGTGAATGCCAAATAGATAACTAAATGACGAGTCTTTTAGAAGAAATATATTATCAGTAACGGGAGTGTGCCTTTGTTGGGTCGAGATAAGACGTTTTTTATAAATGAATTCAAAATCAACTATAGTATCTGTATTCCGCAACAGGTGAACATACCTAACGATTTGCTAAAGATGTACAAATTGAACTCTATTTATTAATGTAATTTAGATAATAAGAAAGTCTGCCAAAAGGGAGGGGGTTTGTTAGTAGTCTAGACGACTTTGTTGAGTCCTCAGGTGTTGGTTTTTATGTGTAAACACAGTTTATATGTGAGTTTGATGCTTAGGCGGATTTTCGGTTTGTCTGTCGATAGCAGTAATAGTTGCAGGTTTCGATAGTAATGGATGAAAGACGGTAACTAGCCAGTGTTTTTAGTGGATATATTTATTATATGCAGGTCGTTAGAGTATGGTTATGTGTTTTTTATGTGATAGACGGTAGTTGATTAAGGATTTTATTTTTAATAAAAGGATTACTTTTCACTTACTAAAATTGTAAGCTTTTTAGCCAGTGCTATACTTTCGCATAAAAAAAAAAGAGATTGATTAATGAGTGTTAATGACTTTGATTACTTGGCATCGTGTTTATCTTTATTAGCTAAACGACGATCTAGGTTGTATTCTGAAAGTGCCCTTAAGGATGGCTTGCCTCTTGAAAATGGCCAGTTAAATGTGGTAAGTTTTAAAAGAGCGGCGATACGTGCCGGTTTTAAATCCGAAGTGGTTAGAAGGGGTGTCGAATCACTCTCGACCTCACTGTTTCCTCTCATTGTAATATGCAAGGATAAATCGGCAATCGTCATCGACAGTTTTGAAGATGGTCAGTACACGACTTACGATGTGCAGTATAAGTGTGAACGAGTTTTAAGTACAGATGAGCTTAATGAGCTTTCGTCGGGCTTTGCTATCCTACTCCAGGATCTTCAGGAAAGTGAATTGAGAACAGAAAAAGAAAACTGGTTTTTTGCCACTTTACTCCGCTACAAAAAAATGTATTTTTGGGCTTTAGTTGCCTCAGTTTTTATTAACTTATTTGCCTTGAATTCCTCCATTTTTATCATGACGGTTTACGATAGAGTGTTGCCGAATAATGCAGAGTCCACTTTATGGATGTTGAGTGCGGTCGTCATTGGAGCCTTCTTCTTTGACTTTGTATTCAAAACTGTACGCTCTGCAACACTAGACCGGATTACCCAAAGAGTCGAAGTGATTCTCTCCTCAAAAATTCACGAGAAGCTGATGAGAGTTAATATGACTCATAAGCCACCTTCAGCCGGTCATTTCGCCTCGATTGTCAAAGATTTCGAATCCATTAGAGATTTCATGACTTCAATGACGCTTACGGCACTTATAGATATGCCATTTGCACTTTGTATTTTGTTTTTCATTTACTTGATCGCAGGGAAACTTACTTTTGTATTGGTAGCTTGTGCACTGGTCTTGTTACTAATCAATGTCTTAGCTCAGCCTCTACAGAAGATGCTCGTAGGTAAATCGATGGATGAAGGCGCGAGGCGTCAAGGTCGCTTAGTGGAAGTCGTCAATAACCTAGATATTATTCGCATGATGAATGCTCAATCGCTTTTTCAGTACAAATGGGAACAGGATACGGGTGTTTTATCCGAAACTTCGAGGAAAAGTAAATTTGCGAGCTCGGTGACTTTATCAATTTCATCCATTATTCAAAATATGGTTTCCATTTTTGTTGTTATAGGTGGTTTTTATCTGATTCGCGATGAAAATATGACCATGGGACAATTGGTGGCGGTTGTGATTTTAGGTGGTCGTGCCTTAGGTCCATTAGTGACTGGGATTAATTTACTCGTGCGTTATCAGTACGTACGTAAAGCTTATAAGAATGTGGATAATTTTATGCGTTTACCAGAAGAGCGCGACCCCGACACCTCACTTTTAAGTCGTCCGGAGGTCAGCGGTGAAGTGGTTCTCGAAAAAGTAGGTTTTTCCTATCCCAATCAAATCTTTAGAGCTTTGGATAATGTAAGTTTTAAAATTAATAAAGGTGAGAAAGTCGGTATTATCGGCAATGTCAGTTCGGGTAAAAGTACACTCTTGCGCTTGATTTTAGGTCTCTATTCTCCAACTGAAGGTAAGATTTTAGTGGATGGAACGGATTCGCGCCAAGTGGATGCCTCTGATTTGCGTCAGGCCATGTCCTGTATTTCCCAAGAAGCAAAATTATTTGATGGCTCAGTTCGCGATAATCTATTTTATGCCAATCCGCATTTATCACATGAAGACTTGGATGAAGTTGTGCGTATTTCTGGCCTAGATAAATTGCTGAACTCACAACCCATGGGCTTAGATCTTCCTGTAGGTGAAGGTGGCTCACAGCTTTCTGGCGGCCAGCGCCAATTAGTGGCCATTGCTCAAGCGGTAGCAAAAAACCCTCCAATTATTCTTATGGATGAACCAACTTCATCTTTAGATACTGGTGCGGAGGCGGAATTCCTAGCGAAAATGAAAGAATTCACTAAAGATAAAACTTTGATTTTAAGTACTCACAAAATGAGAGAGCTTCAATTAGTCGATAGAATTATCGTCTTGGATAAGGGTCTCATGATTGCTGATGGCCCACGAGATAAAGTTTTAGAGCTTTTGCAGAATAAGGGGAAAAAGTAATGGATAAAAAAGAAATGAACAAGCTGCAGACAGGAGATGAACAATTCATTTCCGATCTCAATGCAGCCGTTATGCATAGGAACAGAAAGTTACCTTATTTCATTCTGACCGCCATGGGTTCTTTTGTTGTATTTTTAATTCTCTGGGCACATTTTTCAGAAATTGAAATTATCACCAGAGGAATGGGAAAAGCTGTTCCATCTAAAGAAATTCAAGTGATTCAAAACTTGGAAGGTGGAATTATTTCAAAAATGAATGCGAAAGAAGGCCAGAGTGTAAAAGAGGGTGACCTCCTAGTCAAACTCGATAAT from Lentisphaera profundi harbors:
- a CDS encoding type I secretion system permease/ATPase, yielding MSVNDFDYLASCLSLLAKRRSRLYSESALKDGLPLENGQLNVVSFKRAAIRAGFKSEVVRRGVESLSTSLFPLIVICKDKSAIVIDSFEDGQYTTYDVQYKCERVLSTDELNELSSGFAILLQDLQESELRTEKENWFFATLLRYKKMYFWALVASVFINLFALNSSIFIMTVYDRVLPNNAESTLWMLSAVVIGAFFFDFVFKTVRSATLDRITQRVEVILSSKIHEKLMRVNMTHKPPSAGHFASIVKDFESIRDFMTSMTLTALIDMPFALCILFFIYLIAGKLTFVLVACALVLLLINVLAQPLQKMLVGKSMDEGARRQGRLVEVVNNLDIIRMMNAQSLFQYKWEQDTGVLSETSRKSKFASSVTLSISSIIQNMVSIFVVIGGFYLIRDENMTMGQLVAVVILGGRALGPLVTGINLLVRYQYVRKAYKNVDNFMRLPEERDPDTSLLSRPEVSGEVVLEKVGFSYPNQIFRALDNVSFKINKGEKVGIIGNVSSGKSTLLRLILGLYSPTEGKILVDGTDSRQVDASDLRQAMSCISQEAKLFDGSVRDNLFYANPHLSHEDLDEVVRISGLDKLLNSQPMGLDLPVGEGGSQLSGGQRQLVAIAQAVAKNPPIILMDEPTSSLDTGAEAEFLAKMKEFTKDKTLILSTHKMRELQLVDRIIVLDKGLMIADGPRDKVLELLQNKGKK